One window from the genome of Streptomyces cadmiisoli encodes:
- a CDS encoding MaoC/PaaZ C-terminal domain-containing protein: protein MADRRPSPTAAASGQVLHLALGAALSPFKRPRPDAGCPGTRLVRSGVRADPDRLAAYERVCGFPPGDGALPLTYPHVLGFPLAVRLMSDRRFPLPLLGLVHTSVEITRRTVLPAAAEYELAVHVGAVAAHRRGTEATLVTEVRAGGQLVWESRSTYLSRHRTDAPPAERAAPDPLPVLAEWRLGADTGRRYGAVSGDRNPIHLHPLTARPFGFRRAVAHGMWTVARCLAEHPAPEAVRMRAAFRAPVLLPGTVQYAADGGRFELRRGERRFVTGEVAPLGSDGRR from the coding sequence ATGGCCGACCGCCGACCGAGCCCCACCGCCGCCGCGTCCGGCCAGGTCCTGCACCTCGCCCTGGGCGCCGCGCTCTCCCCCTTCAAGCGCCCCCGCCCGGACGCCGGTTGCCCCGGCACCCGGCTCGTCCGGTCCGGCGTCCGCGCCGACCCGGACCGGCTGGCCGCCTACGAGCGGGTCTGCGGCTTCCCGCCCGGGGACGGCGCCCTGCCCCTGACCTATCCGCACGTCCTCGGCTTCCCGCTCGCCGTCCGCCTGATGAGCGACCGCCGCTTCCCGCTGCCGCTGCTCGGCCTGGTCCACACCTCCGTCGAGATCACCCGCCGCACGGTCCTCCCGGCCGCGGCGGAGTACGAACTCGCCGTGCACGTCGGGGCGGTCGCCGCTCACCGGCGCGGAACGGAGGCGACCCTCGTGACCGAGGTACGGGCCGGCGGGCAGCTCGTGTGGGAATCGCGGAGCACCTATCTGTCCCGGCACCGCACCGACGCCCCGCCCGCCGAACGGGCCGCGCCCGATCCGCTGCCCGTCCTCGCCGAGTGGCGGCTCGGCGCCGACACCGGACGGCGGTACGGCGCCGTCTCCGGCGACCGCAACCCGATCCACCTGCATCCGCTCACCGCCCGCCCGTTCGGCTTCCGGCGGGCCGTCGCGCACGGCATGTGGACGGTCGCCCGCTGCCTCGCCGAGCACCCGGCGCCCGAGGCGGTGCGGATGCGGGCGGCGTTCCGGGCGCCGGTGCTGCTGCCGGGGACGGTGCAGTACGCGGCGGACGGCGGGCGGTTCGAACTCCGCCGCGGTGAGCGCCGGTTCGTGACCGGCGAGGTCGCGCCGCTCGGGTCAGACGGGCGGCGGTGA
- a CDS encoding TetR/AcrR family transcriptional regulator produces MGAVKTKRMPRAVREQQMLDAAVRTFGQRGYTAASMDDIAELAGVSKPLVYLYLNSKDDLFATCVRREATALVAAVRAGVRTGPPADRQLWDGLLAFFTHTAEHPDGWSVLHLHARTHGEVFAAEVTAMRAEIVAFVTHLIGDAARAAHHDPDLPDHDVAGLAEALVGAAESLATWANATPGVTARQAAATLMNFAWAGLGDLMAGRAWSPPPV; encoded by the coding sequence ATGGGTGCCGTGAAGACCAAGAGGATGCCGCGTGCGGTCCGTGAGCAGCAGATGCTGGACGCGGCCGTGCGGACTTTCGGGCAGCGGGGGTACACGGCCGCGTCGATGGACGACATCGCCGAACTCGCCGGTGTCTCCAAGCCGTTGGTGTACCTCTACCTCAACTCCAAGGACGATCTGTTCGCGACCTGCGTCCGGCGCGAGGCCACGGCGCTCGTCGCCGCGGTGCGGGCCGGCGTGCGCACCGGACCGCCGGCCGACCGCCAACTCTGGGACGGTCTGCTGGCGTTCTTCACGCACACCGCCGAACACCCCGACGGCTGGTCCGTGCTGCACCTGCACGCCCGCACCCACGGCGAGGTCTTCGCCGCCGAGGTCACCGCGATGCGCGCGGAGATCGTGGCCTTCGTGACGCATCTGATCGGCGACGCGGCCCGCGCCGCCCACCATGACCCCGACCTCCCCGACCACGACGTCGCGGGACTGGCCGAGGCGCTGGTCGGTGCCGCCGAGTCGCTCGCCACCTGGGCCAACGCCACCCCCGGGGTGACGGCCCGGCAGGCGGCGGCGACCCTGATGAACTTCGCGTGGGCGGGCCTGGGCGACCTCATGGCGGGCCGGGCCTGGTCACCGCCGCCCGTCTGA
- a CDS encoding DUF4229 domain-containing protein, whose protein sequence is MLRYTLMRLGIFAGCFVVVWGLVYAGAVPRGLGASNGVWVLLLALVLSAPISFVVLRKERDRASIQIVQKVDRVKADLEANRSQEDAADDTARAQGQTS, encoded by the coding sequence ATGCTCCGTTACACGCTGATGCGCCTCGGGATCTTCGCGGGCTGCTTCGTGGTCGTCTGGGGCCTCGTCTACGCCGGTGCCGTACCGCGCGGCCTCGGCGCGTCCAACGGTGTCTGGGTGCTGCTGCTGGCGCTGGTGCTGTCCGCGCCGATCAGCTTCGTCGTGCTGCGCAAGGAGCGCGACCGGGCGTCCATCCAGATCGTGCAGAAGGTCGACCGGGTGAAGGCCGACCTGGAGGCCAACCGCAGCCAGGAGGACGCCGCCGACGACACCGCCCGCGCGCAGGGGCAGACGTCGTAG
- a CDS encoding GNAT family N-acetyltransferase, with protein MPLAFTLDPAVDASLRDGILDLWTDVSNAGGAVGFVPPVTRETIRPELVRALAALAEGRNRLLVGRDEDGRVAASAFLGFNTHRLMTHWLWLYTVMVHPRDQGKGYGRDLLAAAADAARAFDGIEAIRLTCRGGLGLERFYGSCGYKEVGRVPGAIRVAPGDERDDITMLLPLT; from the coding sequence GTGCCGCTCGCTTTCACGCTCGACCCCGCGGTCGACGCGTCCCTGCGCGACGGCATCCTCGATCTGTGGACCGACGTGTCCAACGCGGGCGGAGCCGTCGGCTTCGTGCCGCCGGTGACACGGGAGACGATCCGGCCGGAGCTGGTGAGGGCGCTCGCCGCCCTCGCCGAGGGCCGCAACCGGCTGCTGGTCGGCCGCGACGAGGACGGGCGGGTGGCCGCGAGCGCGTTCCTCGGCTTCAACACCCACCGGCTGATGACGCACTGGCTGTGGCTGTACACGGTGATGGTGCATCCCCGCGACCAGGGCAAGGGGTACGGCCGCGACCTGCTGGCCGCCGCCGCGGACGCGGCCCGCGCCTTCGACGGGATAGAGGCGATACGGCTCACCTGCCGCGGCGGGCTCGGCCTGGAGCGGTTCTACGGCTCCTGCGGCTACAAGGAGGTCGGCCGGGTGCCCGGGGCGATCCGGGTGGCGCCGGGCGACGAACGGGACGACATCACGATGCTGCTGCCGCTGACCTGA
- the mqnE gene encoding aminofutalosine synthase MqnE: MDVGLKRELEEKVRSGERLTREDGLALYASNDLAWLGGLAHEVRTRKNGDVVHFNVNRHLNMTNVCTASCAYCSFQRKPGEKDAYTMRIEEAVKLAKAMEGESLTELHIVNGLHPNLPWRYYPRSLRELKAALPNVSLKAFTATEIHHFETISGLSASEILDELIDAGLESLTGGGAEIFDWEVRQHIVDHRTHWEDWSRIHRLAHQKGLKTPCTMLYGHIEEPRHRVDHVLRLRELQDETGGFQVFIPLRYQHDFVDVKDGKVRNRLQARTAMATPAEALKTFAVSRLLFDNVPHVKVFWVMHGVQTAQLALQHGADDMDGSVVEYKITHDADNYGTPNKLTRDDLLDLIRDAGFRPVERNTRYEIIREYEGADPDRRESPQPMRV, translated from the coding sequence ATGGACGTCGGGCTCAAGCGCGAGCTGGAGGAGAAGGTCCGTTCCGGTGAGCGGCTGACCCGTGAGGACGGCCTCGCGTTGTACGCGTCGAACGACCTCGCCTGGCTCGGCGGACTCGCCCACGAGGTGCGCACCCGCAAGAACGGCGACGTCGTCCACTTCAACGTCAACCGTCACCTCAACATGACGAACGTGTGCACCGCGTCGTGCGCCTACTGCTCGTTCCAGCGCAAGCCGGGCGAGAAGGACGCGTACACGATGCGCATCGAGGAGGCGGTCAAGCTCGCCAAGGCGATGGAGGGCGAGAGCCTCACCGAGCTGCACATCGTCAACGGGCTGCACCCCAACCTGCCGTGGCGCTACTACCCGCGTTCGCTGCGGGAGCTGAAGGCCGCCCTGCCGAACGTCTCCCTGAAGGCCTTCACCGCCACCGAGATCCACCACTTCGAGACCATCTCCGGGCTGTCCGCCTCGGAGATCCTCGACGAGCTGATCGACGCGGGCCTGGAGTCCCTGACCGGCGGCGGCGCGGAGATCTTCGACTGGGAGGTCCGGCAGCACATCGTGGACCACCGGACGCACTGGGAGGACTGGTCGCGCATCCACCGGCTGGCCCACCAGAAGGGGCTCAAGACGCCCTGCACCATGCTGTACGGCCACATCGAGGAGCCCCGCCACCGCGTCGACCACGTCCTGCGGCTGCGTGAACTCCAGGACGAGACCGGCGGCTTCCAGGTCTTCATCCCGCTGCGCTACCAGCACGACTTCGTCGACGTGAAGGACGGCAAGGTCCGCAACCGGCTCCAGGCCCGCACCGCCATGGCGACGCCCGCGGAGGCCCTGAAGACGTTCGCGGTCTCCCGGCTGCTGTTCGACAACGTCCCGCACGTCAAGGTCTTCTGGGTGATGCACGGTGTCCAGACGGCCCAGCTCGCGCTCCAGCACGGCGCCGACGACATGGACGGCTCGGTCGTCGAGTACAAGATCACGCACGACGCCGACAACTACGGCACGCCGAACAAGCTGACCCGCGACGACCTGCTGGACCTGATCCGCGACGCGGGCTTCCGCCCGGTGGAGCGCAACACGCGCTACGAGATCATCCGCGAGTACGAGGGCGCCGACCCGGACCGCCGGGAGTCCCCGCAGCCGATGCGGGTGTGA
- a CDS encoding Lrp/AsnC family transcriptional regulator, whose product MDAVDRQLIQALRENGRASYAELGRLVGLSGPSVTDRINRLEAAGVITGYRATVDSASLGLGVTALIGISLSDAVDHEDVARRLKDLPEIEDCWFIAGDDSYMLKVRAADVDGLEKIIRRLSGTKGVSRTRTTIVLSTKWENRVGELPEEV is encoded by the coding sequence ATGGACGCCGTGGACAGGCAGCTCATCCAGGCCCTCAGGGAGAACGGCCGGGCCTCCTACGCGGAGCTGGGGCGCCTCGTCGGCCTGTCGGGCCCGAGCGTCACCGACCGCATCAACCGGCTGGAGGCCGCCGGGGTCATCACCGGTTACCGCGCCACCGTGGACTCGGCCTCGCTCGGTCTGGGTGTCACCGCCCTGATCGGCATCTCCCTGTCCGACGCCGTCGACCACGAGGACGTGGCGCGGCGGCTGAAGGACCTGCCCGAGATCGAGGACTGCTGGTTCATCGCGGGTGACGACTCCTACATGCTCAAGGTGCGCGCGGCGGACGTCGACGGCCTGGAGAAGATCATCCGGCGGCTGAGCGGCACCAAGGGCGTCTCCCGGACCCGTACCACCATCGTGCTGTCCACGAAGTGGGAGAACCGGGTCGGCGAGCTGCCGGAAGAGGTCTAG
- a CDS encoding UbiX family flavin prenyltransferase → MNAGESQRTPWIVGVSGASGTPYAAAVLRALLQAGESVDLVVSRASRLTLLDETGLPFRDAHWQDDLREWLARGADGKPGTFEVDISGVRHWSAGDLAAGPSSGSYPAKGMLIVPASTASVAGVALGLSKDLLQRAASVTLKEGRALVVAVREAPLNGQTLRHLVTLDDAGAIVVPASPGFYAGATHIQDLVDFVAGRVLDAAGVPHTLYRRWKGELGGGSRTTT, encoded by the coding sequence GTGAACGCAGGGGAATCGCAGCGCACGCCTTGGATCGTGGGGGTCTCCGGAGCATCCGGTACGCCGTATGCGGCCGCGGTGCTGCGCGCGCTGCTCCAGGCGGGGGAGAGCGTCGACCTGGTGGTCAGCAGGGCCTCGCGGCTGACGCTGCTCGACGAGACCGGGCTGCCCTTCCGGGACGCGCACTGGCAGGACGACCTGCGCGAATGGCTGGCCCGCGGCGCGGACGGCAAGCCCGGGACGTTCGAGGTGGACATCTCGGGAGTGCGGCACTGGAGCGCCGGGGACCTGGCGGCGGGGCCGTCCTCCGGGTCGTATCCGGCCAAGGGCATGCTGATCGTGCCCGCCTCGACCGCGTCCGTCGCCGGTGTCGCGCTCGGCCTGTCGAAGGATCTGCTGCAACGCGCGGCGAGCGTCACCCTGAAGGAAGGGCGCGCGCTGGTCGTCGCCGTGCGGGAGGCGCCGCTGAACGGGCAGACCCTGCGGCATCTGGTCACCCTGGACGACGCGGGAGCGATCGTCGTGCCCGCCTCCCCCGGCTTCTACGCGGGCGCCACGCACATCCAGGACCTCGTCGACTTCGTCGCCGGGCGCGTCCTCGACGCGGCGGGTGTCCCCCACACGCTCTACCGACGCTGGAAGGGCGAACTGGGCGGCGGTTCACGCACCACCACCTGA
- the mqnP gene encoding menaquinone biosynthesis prenyltransferase MqnP, with protein MSSASAAIPQPGRTKAFLRLVMIEHSVFALPFAYIAALTAMFQVDRNIHWGRLLLVTVCMVGLRTFAMAVNRIIDREIDARNPRTAHRELVTGAMTVRHAWTGALIALVVFLGSAALLNPLCLALAPVAVIPMVVYPYGKRFTNFPQAILGLAQAMGPVGGWLAVTGTWSWDAVILGLAVGIWIGGFDLIYACQDVETDREIGVMSVPARFGVPAAIWGARVCHTVTTALFVWYALATDAGAFFWLGLLVVAGAFVYEHSIVRPHDLSRVNRAFFSVNGFIGIALFGCALLDLLVRGLTV; from the coding sequence GTGAGCTCGGCTTCCGCCGCGATCCCCCAGCCGGGGCGCACCAAGGCGTTCCTGCGGCTGGTGATGATCGAGCACTCCGTCTTCGCGCTGCCCTTCGCGTACATCGCGGCGCTGACGGCGATGTTCCAGGTGGACCGGAACATCCACTGGGGCCGGCTGCTGCTGGTCACGGTGTGCATGGTGGGCCTGCGCACCTTCGCGATGGCCGTCAACCGGATCATCGACCGCGAGATCGACGCCCGGAACCCGCGCACCGCCCACCGCGAGCTGGTCACCGGCGCGATGACGGTGCGGCACGCCTGGACCGGCGCGCTGATCGCCCTGGTGGTCTTCCTCGGCTCGGCGGCCCTGCTCAACCCGCTGTGCCTGGCCCTCGCCCCCGTCGCGGTGATCCCGATGGTGGTCTACCCCTACGGCAAGCGGTTCACGAACTTCCCGCAGGCCATCCTGGGCCTCGCCCAGGCGATGGGTCCGGTCGGCGGCTGGCTGGCGGTCACCGGGACATGGTCCTGGGACGCGGTGATCCTCGGCCTCGCGGTGGGCATCTGGATCGGCGGCTTCGACCTGATCTACGCCTGCCAGGACGTCGAGACCGACCGCGAGATCGGCGTCATGTCGGTGCCGGCCCGGTTCGGCGTCCCGGCGGCGATCTGGGGGGCGCGGGTCTGCCACACCGTCACCACGGCCCTGTTCGTCTGGTACGCGCTGGCCACGGACGCGGGCGCGTTCTTCTGGCTGGGCCTGCTGGTCGTCGCGGGCGCGTTCGTCTACGAGCACAGCATCGTCCGCCCCCACGACCTGTCCCGGGTGAACCGCGCCTTCTTCAGCGTCAACGGCTTCATCGGCATCGCCCTGTTCGGGTGCGCGCTGCTCGATCTCCTGGTCCGCGGCCTGACCGTCTGA
- a CDS encoding menaquinone biosynthesis decarboxylase: protein MAYDDLRSLLRALEREGDLKRVKVEVDPYLEVGEIVDRVQKSGGPALLFENVKGSSMPLAMNVFGTDRRLLKALGLKSYGEISDRIGGLLKPELPHGFVGVREAFGKLGAMAHVPPKKVKDAPVQEVVLHGDDVDLDALPALFTWPGDGGSFFNLGLTHTKHPETGVRNLGLYRLQRHDKRTIGMHWQIHKDSRNHYQVAARRGERLPVAIAFGCPPAVTYASTAPLPGDIDEYLFAGFIAGKRIEMVDCKTVPLQVPAQAEVVIEGWLEPGEMLPEGPFGDHTGFYTPQEPFPALKIDCVTMRKRPLLQSIVVGRPPTEDGPLGRATERFFLPLLKIIVPDIVDYHLPEAGGFHNCAILSIDKRYPKHAQKVMHAVWGAHMMSLTKLIVVVDADCDVHDLHEVAWRALGNTDYARDLTVVEGPVDHLDHASYQQFWGGKAGIDATRKWPEEGYTRDGGWPEMVESDPETAATVDRRWKEYGL, encoded by the coding sequence ATGGCATACGACGATCTTCGCTCCCTGCTGAGGGCACTGGAGCGCGAGGGAGACCTGAAGCGCGTCAAGGTGGAGGTCGACCCGTATCTGGAGGTCGGGGAGATCGTCGACCGGGTCCAGAAGTCGGGTGGACCCGCGTTGCTGTTCGAGAACGTGAAGGGCTCGTCGATGCCCCTCGCCATGAACGTCTTCGGGACCGACCGCAGGCTGCTGAAGGCCCTGGGCCTGAAGTCGTACGGCGAGATCAGCGACCGGATCGGCGGTCTGCTCAAGCCCGAACTGCCGCACGGTTTCGTCGGGGTGCGCGAGGCCTTCGGCAAGCTCGGCGCGATGGCGCACGTACCGCCGAAGAAGGTCAAGGACGCGCCGGTGCAGGAGGTGGTCCTGCACGGCGACGACGTCGACCTGGACGCCCTGCCGGCCCTGTTCACCTGGCCCGGTGACGGCGGTTCCTTCTTCAATCTGGGGCTCACCCACACCAAGCACCCGGAGACCGGGGTCCGCAACCTCGGTCTGTACCGCCTCCAGCGCCACGACAAGCGCACCATCGGCATGCACTGGCAGATCCACAAGGACAGCCGCAACCACTACCAGGTCGCGGCCCGGCGCGGTGAGCGGCTGCCCGTCGCGATCGCCTTCGGCTGCCCGCCCGCCGTGACGTACGCCTCCACCGCCCCGCTCCCCGGCGACATCGACGAGTACCTGTTCGCCGGGTTCATCGCCGGCAAGCGGATCGAGATGGTCGACTGCAAGACCGTGCCGCTCCAGGTGCCGGCGCAGGCGGAGGTCGTCATCGAGGGCTGGCTGGAGCCCGGCGAGATGCTCCCCGAGGGCCCCTTCGGCGACCACACCGGTTTCTACACCCCCCAGGAGCCGTTCCCGGCCCTGAAGATCGACTGTGTGACGATGCGGAAGCGCCCGCTGCTCCAGTCGATCGTCGTCGGCCGGCCCCCGACGGAGGACGGCCCCCTCGGCCGGGCGACCGAGCGCTTCTTCCTGCCGCTGCTGAAGATCATCGTGCCGGACATCGTGGACTACCACCTGCCCGAGGCCGGCGGCTTCCACAACTGCGCGATCCTCTCCATCGACAAGCGCTACCCCAAGCACGCCCAGAAGGTGATGCACGCCGTCTGGGGCGCGCACATGATGTCGCTGACCAAGCTGATCGTGGTGGTCGACGCCGACTGCGACGTCCATGATCTGCACGAGGTCGCCTGGCGGGCCCTCGGCAACACGGACTACGCCCGTGACCTCACCGTCGTCGAAGGCCCCGTGGACCATCTCGACCACGCCTCCTACCAGCAGTTCTGGGGCGGCAAGGCGGGTATCGACGCGACGCGGAAGTGGCCCGAGGAGGGGTACACGCGCGACGGCGGCTGGCCCGAGATGGTGGAGTCCGACCCCGAGACGGCGGCGACGGTCGACCGGCGCTGGAAGGAGTACGGCCTGTGA
- a CDS encoding PLD nuclease N-terminal domain-containing protein — translation MLRILMFVVPLALSVYAFIDCISTDEKDIRHIPKPLWAILVLLFPLVGSISWLIAGKKRHPAGGAGWGGGLGGGRQRWVAPDDNPEFLKSLSEEPGSPQGDRGRETGDADGSGESGTSGEDEARKKDEREEKKERDEEA, via the coding sequence ATGCTCCGGATCCTGATGTTCGTGGTGCCGCTGGCCCTGAGCGTGTACGCGTTCATCGACTGCATCAGCACGGACGAGAAGGACATCCGTCACATTCCCAAGCCGCTGTGGGCGATTCTCGTGCTGCTGTTCCCGCTCGTCGGGTCCATCTCCTGGCTCATCGCCGGCAAGAAGCGGCACCCGGCGGGGGGTGCGGGCTGGGGCGGCGGCCTGGGCGGCGGACGGCAGCGGTGGGTGGCGCCGGACGACAACCCCGAGTTCCTGAAGTCCCTCTCCGAGGAGCCCGGGTCCCCGCAGGGCGACCGGGGACGGGAGACCGGGGACGCCGACGGGTCCGGGGAGTCGGGCACGTCCGGTGAGGACGAGGCCCGGAAGAAGGACGAGCGGGAAGAGAAGAAGGAGCGCGACGAGGAGGCCTGA
- a CDS encoding PASTA domain-containing protein, with product MKRIRGRGRALVALTVVLAVFGLLTTGCIGMGGKVAVRAVARGVPTAAPFFKQAMALGADIAVGKALADFSGERDGGDPGLYGGTRDAGRCDKAKLVEFLEKPENRGKAQEWAKTQGLDGVGEIEGFVKRLTPVVLRADTLVRNHDFVKGRAKAFDALLEAGIAVLVDQFGKPAVQCTCGNPLKSFDHGIGDADVKFDDRNKEWSSYDSKKVTKVKPAPKEEPVEVYELVDVEEPDSGLARETGSDGTDDEVLPEAPGGPSEGPSGEPSEETGPPVEVPEVRGLSLEEAQVRLEAAGFEVATAEEASDTALPGTVLGQSPEPATQAASASLVTVTVAVPGGSQTGAPPVSGEPTDGVGTGEGTVGGQDGGTGEVGEAGEVGGGSGSDGGGSGSGGLFGGAAEGQ from the coding sequence ATGAAACGCATTCGGGGGAGGGGGCGCGCTCTGGTCGCGCTCACCGTCGTCCTGGCCGTCTTCGGCTTGCTGACGACAGGGTGCATCGGCATGGGCGGCAAGGTCGCCGTACGGGCCGTCGCTCGGGGCGTGCCGACCGCGGCGCCCTTCTTCAAGCAGGCGATGGCCCTCGGCGCGGACATCGCCGTCGGCAAGGCGCTGGCCGACTTCAGCGGGGAGAGGGACGGCGGCGACCCGGGTCTGTACGGGGGGACCCGGGACGCCGGCCGCTGCGACAAGGCCAAGCTCGTGGAGTTCCTGGAGAAGCCGGAGAACCGGGGCAAGGCCCAGGAGTGGGCCAAGACGCAGGGTCTCGACGGCGTGGGCGAGATCGAGGGCTTCGTGAAGCGGCTGACGCCCGTCGTGCTGCGCGCGGACACCCTGGTCAGGAACCACGACTTCGTCAAGGGCCGGGCCAAGGCGTTCGACGCGCTGCTGGAGGCGGGCATCGCGGTGCTGGTCGACCAGTTCGGGAAACCGGCCGTGCAGTGCACCTGCGGCAACCCGCTGAAGTCCTTCGACCACGGCATCGGCGACGCCGACGTGAAGTTCGACGACCGGAACAAGGAGTGGTCGTCGTACGACTCGAAGAAGGTGACCAAGGTCAAGCCGGCGCCGAAGGAGGAGCCGGTCGAGGTCTACGAGCTCGTCGACGTCGAGGAGCCGGACTCCGGCCTGGCCCGCGAGACCGGTTCGGACGGTACGGACGACGAGGTGCTGCCCGAAGCGCCGGGCGGGCCGTCCGAAGGGCCGTCCGGCGAGCCGTCGGAGGAGACCGGTCCGCCGGTCGAGGTGCCCGAGGTACGGGGTCTGTCCCTGGAGGAGGCACAAGTCCGACTGGAGGCCGCGGGGTTCGAGGTCGCCACCGCGGAGGAGGCCTCCGACACGGCCCTGCCCGGCACGGTCCTCGGGCAGAGCCCCGAACCGGCGACGCAGGCCGCGAGCGCCTCACTGGTGACGGTCACCGTGGCCGTGCCCGGCGGCTCGCAGACCGGGGCGCCGCCCGTGTCCGGCGAGCCGACCGACGGGGTCGGAACGGGCGAGGGCACGGTGGGCGGCCAGGACGGCGGCACCGGCGAGGTGGGCGAGGCCGGCGAGGTCGGCGGCGGGTCCGGCTCGGACGGCGGAGGGTCGGGCTCGGGCGGCCTGTTCGGCGGCGCGGCCGAGGGGCAGTAG
- a CDS encoding response regulator encodes MPRTVLIVDDDPGFRAAARALLEADGEFTAAEAGSGAEAVAAVARRRPDAVLLDVGLSPDDGFEDGFAVCRALHALAPATAVVLCSAREAELYGERIARSPARGFLAKERLSSAALALLVARESPGP; translated from the coding sequence ATGCCCCGCACCGTGCTGATCGTCGACGACGACCCGGGATTCAGGGCCGCCGCCCGCGCGTTGCTGGAGGCCGACGGCGAGTTCACGGCGGCGGAGGCGGGCTCGGGGGCGGAGGCGGTCGCCGCCGTGGCGCGGCGGCGGCCGGACGCCGTGCTGCTGGACGTCGGCCTGTCCCCGGACGACGGCTTCGAGGACGGGTTCGCCGTCTGCCGGGCACTGCACGCGCTGGCCCCGGCGACGGCGGTGGTGCTCTGCTCGGCGCGCGAGGCCGAGTTGTACGGGGAGCGGATCGCCCGGTCCCCGGCGCGGGGGTTCCTCGCCAAGGAGCGGTTGTCGTCGGCGGCGCTGGCCCTGCTGGTCGCGCGGGAGAGCCCCGGTCCGTGA
- a CDS encoding response regulator transcription factor → MTADVDSGGAGRRALRIVLADDDPVYLLGLAAILEDEGHEVTARASEARGLRAAVAGTRPDLAVVDIRMPPTHTLEGLRAAVDIRRAHPEVGILLLSKDVELTHLRQLLEAGQGADTGGVGYQLKWRVTGPDFVTGVVQQVGAGRYAIDGEIQRALYRTPRRRERLANLTAQQLRVLELMARGLSNSAVAAELSISKRTVEDHVNVVFDRLELGPEARGMYDRRVRAVLTYLASDD, encoded by the coding sequence ATGACGGCGGACGTGGATTCCGGCGGGGCCGGGCGGCGGGCCCTGCGTATCGTGCTGGCCGACGACGACCCGGTGTACCTGCTGGGACTGGCGGCCATCCTGGAGGACGAGGGCCACGAGGTGACCGCGCGGGCCTCGGAGGCGCGAGGGCTGCGGGCGGCGGTCGCCGGCACCCGGCCCGACCTCGCCGTGGTCGACATCAGAATGCCGCCCACGCACACCCTCGAAGGGCTCCGGGCCGCCGTGGACATCCGCCGCGCCCATCCCGAGGTGGGCATCCTGCTGCTGTCCAAGGACGTCGAACTGACCCATCTGCGGCAGTTGCTGGAGGCCGGGCAGGGGGCCGACACGGGCGGGGTCGGCTACCAGCTCAAGTGGCGGGTGACCGGACCGGACTTCGTCACCGGCGTCGTGCAGCAGGTCGGGGCCGGCCGGTACGCCATCGACGGGGAGATCCAGCGCGCCCTCTACCGCACCCCCCGCCGCCGCGAACGCCTCGCCAACCTGACGGCCCAGCAGCTGAGGGTGCTCGAACTGATGGCGCGGGGGCTGTCCAACTCGGCCGTCGCGGCGGAGCTGTCGATCAGCAAGAGAACGGTGGAGGACCACGTCAACGTCGTCTTCGACCGGCTGGAACTGGGCCCGGAGGCCAGGGGGATGTACGACCGCCGGGTGCGGGCGGTGCTGACGTACCTCGCCTCCGACGACTGA